Below is a genomic region from Miscanthus floridulus cultivar M001 chromosome 1, ASM1932011v1, whole genome shotgun sequence.
GCTAGTCGTGTGAGGACGGCATGGATTTGGACGGTGTGTGTGCACATGTCATCATCGCACATAAGGTGCTGCGCTAGGGACTAGGGAGATCCATCCACAACGTCGCAGTCCGGACTCCGGAGGTGCCTTGCTAGAAAGTGCTCCGTTACGCAGCtagcttgcattgcattgcattgcattgcattattGGAGCAAAGAAACTTGGACAGCTCAGACACGCCAAATTAAGAATTAATTGGATGAACAATCATAAgcaaacaaactttatttttttatatatactgTTTATACGTAAACAAATCATTCTTATTCATACCGGGAATATATATAATAACAACTGATTAAACCAGCAGGGCAGTCAAAATGAACCCTGCAGTAGACTTATTTGGCTTGCACAGGCTCTTCGCTCATTGCTGACTCCACGCACACACGATAGAAAAAAGACACGTGCGACTGACTGACTGATAGGCCCCAGCTACACGGGACACGATCGACGACGACCACCATGATGAAAGTTGCGAAAAATAACTGGACGAATAATTAAACTACAGCAGATCCGGTATGTGTGATGAGCATGCATGACAAAAACTCGCTCGCTCCAAACATATGCCGCTGTCGTCCGGCCGGCCGCCGGTCGGATCGATcggacgccggcgccggcgccgaccGACTAGTATAGCTCGATCGATCGGTCACTGCACGGTGCAGCAGCCGTTGGGGTTGTCGTCGTTGAAGCACACGGGGGGCTGGCTGGGCACGTACTGGCGCGAGGGGAAGTAGCCGTCCCAAGTCGTCGTCGGCACGTACTGGAGCAGGTgctgcggcgacggcggcgccgcCGAAGGCGGCGGGCCCATGTACTGCATCCCGCTGTAGTGGTAGTGTTGCGGGTaccccggcggcggcgcggcgtacTGGTACTGCGGCTgcggcggctccggctccggctccgcgcCGTCGCTGACGACGGTGACGGGCCTCCGCGTCCTGGTCTGGATCCGCCACCGCAGCAGCGAGGCGTCCAGCGACGTCCCGCCCACCACCACCAGCCCCGTGTCCACCGACACCCACACCTCCTCCACCcctgcacgcacgcacgcatggTGTCCGCCCAGTGATCGGCGACGACCAAGGTATTATGCTAAGAAAATCGATCAATGGAATTGAATGAGGCGAATGCGATGTCGATGCGAGCTACTCATCGGTGTACCGAGGAGGTTCTTGACGACCCTGCGGATCTTGCCGGCGCAGCCGTAGCAGTGCACGTCCATGCGGAGGATGACCGGCGCCATTGCTTCTACTGTCGTCTGCGGTGGTGTgatgtcgtcgtcgttgtcggtGACGATGAGGCCGGAGACTGTGCGTGGGAATGCCATTTATAGAGGGAGGGATCGATCGAGGAACGAAATCACATCACGCGGCGACGACGTCGATTtgcatgcatgcttgcatatgGATGGAGGATCCTTCCATGTCTTTCCTTCCATTGTGGCTTCCAAGTTTTGGCTCACTTCCTTCCTTTTATTTGCTTGTGTCGGCAAGACGGCGGCAACACATGCAGGAATCTGGTGTCGCAGAATTCAACAACTTATGTTGCACGTACATACGGTGCACATGCAGGAACCTGGTGTCGCAGAGGAGTTCTCGCCGGCGAACGCCCGGTACCTGATGAAGCAGATCCTGTGCAACCGCTTCACCTCCTGGGCGGCCGGCGGCGAGAAGCCGGCAGCCGACGAGCCGCTGCCGCCGTGGCTGACGGATGAGGACGTGGGGCACTTCGCCTCCGAGTTCGAGGGGACGGGCTTCACGGGGCCCATCTACTACTACCGCAACATGGACCGGAACTGGGAGCTGGCGGCGCCGTGGGCGGACGCCAAGGTGCAGGTGCCCACCAGGTTCATCGTCGGCGACGGCGACCTCACCTACCACTACCCGGGCATCCAGGACTACATCCACAAGGGCGGGTTCCAGGCCGACGTCCCGGGGCTCGACAGCGTCGTCGTCATCCCGGGCGCCGGACACTTCGTCCAGCAGGAGAAGGCCGACGAGGTCAGCCAGCATATCTACGACTTCATCTCCAAGTTCTGATGGATCGACGACTGAAATCAACCTCATGTTGCCAACTTGTTTTGTATTTTGAATTTAAATTAACAATAAGTACGTGTATGCACAGTATTTGGTTTAAGTATTTGTGACTACGATATGGAGTGACTTATTCCAAGTTTCAGTGTACACGGTATGATCGATGTGAAATGAATAAACCATGCATGTGTTTCGGAATTGATTGAAATGCACACAGACCTAATCGATCTCATTATCAATTGCAAGCAAGCAAGAAAGCTTCTGTTCCGAGCAAAAAGCGAACTAACCTGCTGAGTAATCAAGCTGCATGCTGCTAGTATATATTATCGTGATTGTATTATATGGCGTATTTGCATTTTGTGCGGCAACCATGTGACAAGTTTAGGCAGCAGACAAAAATCAAGCAAACAGAGTACCCCACGCGTCTGCCAGCAAACACAAACAGGCTGTGCAATCCGCTCAATTGGGCCTGGCCCAGTTTGCGTTTGGACCAACCCATATGGTTCCGGCGAACGCGTCTCGATCACTCGCACCGGTCCCCCGCTCTCCCCTCCCAGTCAACAGCAGCGGCCCGGACCCGCGGAGCACGACGCCGACACGCCATGGCTGCGGTGAGGCACCGGCAGCTGGAGGCCAACGGCATCTCGATGCACGTGGCGGAGGCCGGCCCCGTGGACGCCTCCGCGCCGGCGGTGCTATTCGTGCACGGCTTCCCGGAGCTCTGGTACTCGTGGCGCCACCAGATGGGCTACCTCGCCGCGCGCGGCTACCGCTGCGTCGCGCCCGACCTCCGGGGCTACGGCGGCACCACCGCGCCGCCGTATCCGACCTCCTACACCGTCTTCCACATCGTCGGCGACCTCGTCGCGCTCCTCGACGCCCTCCACCTACCGCAGGTACCCGCGCGCGGCTCCGTTCCCCGTCGAATCGAATTCCCCACCAAAGCTTGTTGAAAGTTCCCCACATGTGTTGGGATCTCTGGGGTGCAGGTGTTCGTTGTGGGCCACGACTGGGGCGCCATCGTGTCGTGGAACCTCTGCCTGCTGCGGCCGGATCGGGTGCGCGCGCTCGTCAACCTCAGCGTTGCCTTCATGCCCCGGCGCCCCGGCGTGAAGCCTGTCGAGTACTTCCGCGCCGCATACGGGGATGACTACTACGTCTGCCGATTCCAGGTGAGTAATTGCTCCTCCTATCGTCCTTTGGATGTGCCACTGCCCACTGCCACCTAATCATCAGTAATCGATGGACTGAAGAAAGGTCGCTTCTGCTAATTTGAGGCATCCACAGATTGGTTGACAATTTGTTTCAATTGGACTGCATTTTGCTGCATAGTTATCGTTTGCACATTTTTCGGTATGCTCCTTGTGTTGGGCTTCCCAGCGTGGGATGAGATGTGAGATGGCATTGGGTTAGAGTGTCATTTCTTATTGCAATTCTAATACGAAGGGGCTATGTCTATATGGGTTGCTTATGTAAAGAAGAGGATGTAAAGTGATAAGATTACTCTGTTCGCGGATTGTCATTTCTTATGAAGGGGCTatgtctatatgctttgctaATGTAAAGAGGATAGAGGTGATAAGATTACTCAGAATCAATACATACATTCAGGTGGGGATCCTCTACCCCCAGCgaacttaaaaaaaaaagattactCAGCTGTGATCCAAATGCATATGGGTTACTCAGTTCTCACACAAACACACATGGGCTTGTGGATTTCAATCGGTCACATTGTGTTGATTCACTGAATCATACAGATATGATGATGCTCAAAACAGTCCAAACCGAAGCCCAAAGTGGTGCTCACATGTGTCCTTCAGTTTGATGCACAATTCTATGTTCACGCATTGGAGTTTCCCATCAATTGGTCTTCTAGAAGTGTAGCCTAAAATGTATCTACAAATCTGCTTCTTTGGTGGTATACAGTATACTTCTGTTGTAACTAGTTCTCTTTCTTTGAGATCTCTTCTTAGTTGGGTAATAATATTACTCTTTTCTGAGTTACTAATCAATCTCTTGTTCTGTGGTATGTGAGTTATTTATCAGCAATTTATGACACCTGCGCGGACTAGTTGCAAAAGTTGGGATCATATATGTCTATGACCTCCATGTTTTGAACCTAATGAAGAATCATACTAGTGATACTATTTTTGAATAAATACATTTAAAGTGTCACATTGATTGGCAGGAACCTGGACTTGAAGCAGAATTCGCTGCTTTTGACTTGAAGAGTTTCTTCAAATTGGCATTGACTCTTCAGCACACAGGTTCTTCAGCTATGGACCTTCGAAAAATGCAAACATACAGTAAGCAAATTGTGCTCCCTTCTTGGCTCTCTGAGGAAGATGTCAGTTACCTTGCAAGTGTGTACTCAAAAACTGGATTTGCTGGTGGAGTAAATTACTACCGCTGCTTGGACCTGTAAGTTCGCAACCAATTTATATTCATAAGCGTGAAATCAAATCATGATGGCCTGAAAATCCATTAAATTTCATAAGCGTGTAATCAAGTCATGATCTCCTGAATTCGTTTATGTCGTGTTTTCCAAAAACCTTTCTGCACACACCAAACATCTAAACCCCATCAGCATCACCTGTTTCCACATGGAATATAGTTTTTCATGTAACACACAGGCCTCAGTAGAATTAAGATGCAGTGTAGAGCTTCAGATTGCAACATATTGCTTTTAATGGTAactctttgtttttttttccgaAAAAACTCAGCAAGAGATTTGCTGAGTGATTTTATTAGAATAAAAAAAGGGCGCTGGGCGCAGAGAACATTCCTTTAGGTTTTATGTGCTCAATAGAATAGAAATCTGAAACAGAGACATTTATGTTTTTTTGTTTCATTTTCATTTCAATTTGCCTTGTGAGTTGGATGTGTTGGACTGACTTTCTTTGTATCATTTATTGTTTTGTATCAATCATTCTCCGATATCATTCCACTGATATGTTAGTGCAGTCATTGTGAACATAGGAATTATCACATCCGAATGTTTCAAAGATAGTGGTATGACTTGTTTTTAGCATAGAAAGCAGAATCTCACAGACAACATGAAGTCATAAACCACAATTGAATATGAAATATGAGGAGGTTGCTGGAAATCTACATCAATGTTTGCAAAGATGTTGGAAATGTTTCTTTCATTTTTCTTCCAAAATTAGATTTTTGAATTTCATGGAGAGAAACATGAAACTCTGATTTGAATAGTTTGCGCCatgttcgcttgggcttgtttggcttataagccgtactttttcaaccaacgaacaatatttttctctcacaccaaatcagccaacagtactttcagccatggcttatcagccaaacaagcccaagcgaacagggcgagcCTTTTGAACAACATATAATTTTGGTGCTAGGTTAAATTTCAACTCCTTTGACATCACTCATTAACCAAGAAGAATGGGTGATTGCATCATGCATCATCATCTTCTCGCTGCATCACGCATGCATCATAAATTAGTTACATCTGGCTGACATGTG
It encodes:
- the LOC136481539 gene encoding uncharacterized protein — encoded protein: MAAVRHRQLEANGISMHVAEAGPVDASAPAVLFVHGFPELWYSWRHQMGYLAARGYRCVAPDLRGYGGTTAPPYPTSYTVFHIVGDLVALLDALHLPQVFVVGHDWGAIVSWNLCLLRPDRVRALVNLSVAFMPRRPGVKPVEYFRAAYGDDYYVCRFQEPGLEAEFAAFDLKSFFKLALTLQHTGSSAMDLRKMQTYSKQIVLPSWLSEEDVSYLASVYSKTGFAGGVNYYRCLDLNWELMAPWTRAKVQVPTKFIVGDGDLAYHHPGVKSYIHKGGLKRDVPLLEEVVVIKGAGHFIQQERAQEISEHIHDYIKKFEAGVLPPLRVSKM